One Synechocystis sp. LKSZ1 genomic window, GATCCACCAGGGCCAGTTAATGTACGATGGCGACCTCGAACAGTTAGTCGAGCGTTATGCTCCCTTTCGAGAAGTGCAAGTGGAGTTGGCCCAGCCCTGGCCGGCGGAAAAGCTACAGCACTACGGCGAAATCGAAAGTATTAATGGCCAGGAAGTCCGCTTTTTAGTCCCCCAGGAGAATCTCACCGGGGCCATTGCCCAGATCCTGGCCCAGTTGGATGTCCTCGACCTCAGCGTTAATGATCCTCCCATCGAAGATGTGATTGGCCGCCTCTTCCAAGCGGGTGTCGTCGCCAATATTAAGGATTGATTAACTAAAAATCAAGTCGCAGTCGCTCAGTCAACTCACGGAAAATCCGCAGATAATGACTTGAAAAAGCTGGGGATCATCAAGATTCTGCAATAAAAACAAAAGTTCGATGCCCCAGTGTTATCCTAAAGGTAAAGGATTGGTTAAGAGAATTTTGTCCACCTTAACTTCATCATCCCAGCCAGGATATGGCTTAGGAGGTAGGATCATGATCACGAATGCAACCCCAATTACTAGCGGTACCCAAACCCCTCAAGTAAAGACCGCTTCCACTAGTCCCTTTCAGATCCACCATCCCCACCTTGAAGGCCGCTGGATTTGGGACAGTCATCACCAACTCTATTGGCAATGGCTCAAAGTTGACGGCTAGGGCAACGAGCCTACGCTACAATAAGCAGACCGATAAACAAAAGAAAAGCCCCTAAGCGGATGGATCGTAAGCGCTTTATCATCGAAATGGGTATGGGCATTGATCAGCATGGGCAGGATCCAACGGTGGCCTGTGCGCGGGCCGTTCGCAATGCCATCGCCCATAATGCTCTGCCAGGAATCTGGGAAGTTGCGGGCCTAGAACACCCCAACCAAATGGTGGTGGAAGTGCAAGTGGCGGTTCCCTACCCCGAAGCTGTGCGAGCAGAGAATGTGTTAGCGGTACTCCCCTTTGGTCAAAAAA contains:
- a CDS encoding Lin0512 family protein, which codes for MDRKRFIIEMGMGIDQHGQDPTVACARAVRNAIAHNALPGIWEVAGLEHPNQMVVEVQVAVPYPEAVRAENVLAVLPFGQKTLHVEKGGMVVQGRAIPELADQNDEMLIAVAAVTVWITETSR